Proteins from one Cicer arietinum cultivar CDC Frontier isolate Library 1 chromosome 3, Cicar.CDCFrontier_v2.0, whole genome shotgun sequence genomic window:
- the LOC101493484 gene encoding GDSL esterase/lipase At5g14450-like: MGSLTHFTTIVLLISGFLSIQAEENKSSKPCEFKAIFNFGDSNSDTGCMSAAFYPAILPYGRTFFHEAVGRASDGRLIIDFIAKHLGLPLLSAYINSIGTSYRHGANFAAGSSTIRRQNKTFFDGGTPFTLEVQIEQFYQFKTRTGKFFLKANKSSYTRHFPRPEDFDKAIYTFDIGQNDIADVINKFGKEDSQASISNIVDYFAKQFQSLHYFGARTFWIHNTGPIGCLPVAMPMHNAKNHISEAGYLDKNGCVNYQNDMAKDFNEKLKDVVVKLRTMFPDASFTYVDMFSAKYELISNANKQGFVEPSRICCGYHEFGYHVYCGNNATINGKQIFTSSCEDPSKYISWDGVHYTEAANQWIANRILDGSFSDPPLLIEHACHI, encoded by the exons ATGGGGTCCCTCACACATTTTACTACTATTGTTTTGTTAATATCTGGGTTTCTAAGTATCCAAGCAGAGGAAAATAAATCATCAAAACCCTGTGAATTTAAAGCTATCTTTAACTTTGGTGATTCCAATTCAGATACTGGTTGTATGTCAGCAGCATTTTACCCTGCTATTTTGCCTTATGGTCGGACTTTTTTCCATGAGGCTGTTGGTAGAGCTTCTGATGGCCGTCTGATCATAGATTTCATTG CGAAGCACCTTGGATTGCCATTGTTGAGTGCATATATAAACTCAATTGGAACAAGTTATAGGCATGGTGCAAACTTTGCTGCAGGGTCATCAACCATTAGGAGGCAAAACAAGACTTTCTTCGATGGAGGCACTCCATTCACTCTTGAAGTCCAAATAGAACAATTTTATCAGTTTAAGACGCGTACTGGGAAGTTCTTCCTGAAAG CAAATAAAAGTTCCTACACAAGACACTTTCCGAGGCCAGAGGACTTTGACAAGGCTATCTACACATTTGATATTGGTCAAAATGATATTGCTGatgttattaataaatttggCAAGGAAGATTCACAAGCATCGATCTCAAACATTGTGGACTATTTTGCAAaacaatttcaa AGTCTACATTATTTTGGAGCAAGGACATTTTGGATACACAACACAGGCCCTATTGGTTGTCTTCCAGTGGCTATGCCAATGCACAATGCCAAAAATCATATCTCTGAAGCTGGATATCTTGATAAAAACGGCTGTGTCAATTATCAAAACGACATGGCCAAAGATTTCAATGAAAAGCTTAAAGATGTAGTGGTCAAACTAAGAACAATGTTCCCTGATGCTTCATTCACATATGTGGACATGTTCTCTGCAAAGTACGAGCTAATTAGTAATGCTAATAAACAAG GATTCGTTGAGCCTTCTAGAATATGTTGTGGGTATCATGAATTTGGTTACCATGTATATTGTGGGAATAATGCAACGATTAATGGTAAACAAATATTTACTAGTTCATGTGAAGATCCTTCCAAGTACATTAGCTGGGATGGCGTGCACTACACTGAGGCAGCAAATCAATGGATTGCCAATCGTATACTCGACGGTTCCTTTTCAGATCCACCACTTCTAATTGAACACGCATGTCATATATAA